The proteins below are encoded in one region of Labeo rohita strain BAU-BD-2019 chromosome 15, IGBB_LRoh.1.0, whole genome shotgun sequence:
- the sbds gene encoding ribosome maturation protein SBDS: MSIFTPTNQIRLTNVAVVRMKKGGKRFEIACYKNKVMSWRSGAEKDLDEVLQTNTVFVNVSKGQVAKKDDLSSAFGTDDLTEICKQILAKGELQVSDKERQSQLEQMFRDIATIVAEKCVNPETKRPYTVSLIERAMKDIHYSVKANKSTKQQALEVIKQLKESIQIQRAHMRLRFILPAKDGKRLKEKLKPLINTVENEEFDDQLEMVCLIDPGCFRDIDELIRCETKGKGTLEVLSLKDVEEGDEKLE; this comes from the exons ATGTCAATATTCACACCTACTAACCAGATCAGGTTAACAAATGTTGCCGTCGTGAGGATGAAGAAAGGAGGGAAGAGGTTTGAAATAGCCTGTTACAAAAACAAAGTGATGAGTTGGAGATCCGGAGC GGAGAAGGACCTTGACGAAGTcctacaaacaaacacagtgtTTGTCAATGTGTCTAAAGGTCAAGTGGCAAAGAAAGACGACCTGTCAAGCGCTTTCGGCACAGATGATCTGACAGAAATATGCAAACAG attttggCTAAAGGAGAGCTACAGGTGTCAGACAAGGAACGACAGAGTCAGCTGGAGCAGATGTTTCGTGACATCGCAACTATAGTGGCAGAGAAATGTGTGAATCCTGAGACCAAACGACCCTATACAGTGAGCCTCATAGAGAGAGCCATGAAGGACATTCACTACTCTGTGAAAGCAAACAAAAGCACTAAACAACAG GCTCTTGAGGTCATCAAGCAGCTGAAGGAATCCATTCAGATTCAGAGAGCTCACATGCGGCTGCGCTTCATCCTGCCAGCCAAAGATGGGAAGAGGCTGAAAGAGAAGCTCAAACCCTTAATAAACACAGTGGAGAACGAGGAGTTTGATGATCAGCTGGAGATG GTGTGTCTGATAGATCCCGGTTGTTTCCGTGACATTGATGAGCTGATCCGCTGTGAGACTAAAGGGAAGGGGACGCTGGAGGTGCTCAGTCTCAAAGATGTGGAGGAAGGAGACGAGAAACTAGAATAA